In the genome of Mesotoga infera, the window TCCGCTTAAAGTGAAGACAATTACCTTCTCTTCTCCATTTTCTCTTGCCTCAATTGCCCTTCGTATAGCACCCGCAATTGCGTGTGTCGATTCCGGTGCCGGTACTATTCCCTCGGTTGTGGCGAAGAGAAGTCCTGCTTTGAAAGTCTCATCTTGAGGCAAGGCTTCGGGAGTGACAATTCCCTCCTTAACCAATCTTGAAACGAGAGGAGCGGCCCCGTGATACCTGAGTCCTCCGGCATGAATTGCGGGTGGAACGAAGTCTCTGCCGAGTGTGTACATCTTCAATAACGGTGTGAAGCCTGCGGTGTCTCCGCTATCGTAGCGATACTCGCCTTTAGATAGAGTGGGGCAGGACTCCGGCTCGCATGCGACGAACTCGATGTCTTCACCATCGAGCCTCCTCTTGACAAAGGGTAGAATCGTTCCGCCAAAGTTTGATCCTCCACCATGGCAACCTATGATGGACGATGGCTTCTCGCCGAGTATTTCAAGCTGTTTTTCGACTTCCAATCCGATTACAGTTTGATGGAGAAGCACGTGATCGAGAACACTTCCCAGAGAATACTTCTTCGTGGTGGAATTCAAGACTATTTCAATGGCCTCGCTGATTGCCATTCCCAGAGAACCTGAGAAATTCTTCCTGTCCTCAAGAAACTTTCTGCCGCTTTCAGTGTTCTCTCCCGGACTGGGTTCTACTGAGCCGTTGAACATCTTCATCATGTGTTGTCTCATAGGCTTTGACTGATAGCTGTTTCTGACCATGAAAACTCTCACGGTAAGGCCGAATTTCCTTCCGGCATAGGAAAGGGCGCTTCCCCACTGACCTGCACCTGTCTCGGTAGTAAGCTCTGTAACTCCATCGGCCTTGTTGTAGTAGGCCTGGGCGATGGCCGTGTTTGTTTTATGACTTCCTGTAGGCGAGTT includes:
- a CDS encoding TrpB-like pyridoxal phosphate-dependent enzyme, producing the protein MKKRIVVNLKLEELPRSWYNIKADLPFKMDPPLNPATNEVIDPKDMMAIFPKSIVEQEMSEERFIPIPEPVLDEYVVFRPSPLIRATFLEEFLNTPARIYYKYEGNSPTGSHKTNTAIAQAYYNKADGVTELTTETGAGQWGSALSYAGRKFGLTVRVFMVRNSYQSKPMRQHMMKMFNGSVEPSPGENTESGRKFLEDRKNFSGSLGMAISEAIEIVLNSTTKKYSLGSVLDHVLLHQTVIGLEVEKQLEILGEKPSSIIGCHGGGSNFGGTILPFVKRRLDGEDIEFVACEPESCPTLSKGEYRYDSGDTAGFTPLLKMYTLGRDFVPPAIHAGGLRYHGAAPLVSRLVKEGIVTPEALPQDETFKAGLLFATTEGIVPAPESTHAIAGAIRRAIEARENGEEKVIVFTLSGNGALDLSSYTSTIEAHKDVLNFDDLRESSVAER